The genomic stretch CCGCGTAATtagggcgccggcggtggcgcgtaCCGACggcgtacgtacgtacgtagtACGGCTGAAGAAGATAGTTGGGATAGCCAGCCAGCCAGCGACTATGCATCGGAATCGCCGGatctgccggccggccggtcgcgCGGCAGGCGGTTAATGCGCGACGGCCCcacgcgtcgtcgtcctcctctcgCGCCCATGCCATGCCCTAGGTATCCTATGAGTACTATCCATCCCATCCTCTCCCTAAGTACATAGGATTCCGTTCCGTAACGTCCATGCCCGCGCGCAAGATGCACGTACGCTTCGGTCCATTACTGAGCATTTTGGTTCGGAGGTTGAGGAGGGTTAGGATTAGAGATGCAAGTTATATATATTTTAGTCATTGGGTTGACttaaaaaattgataaaatgaACTGCTGGATCAATTTAGTAGTGTGCTCGATCAATTCAGCAGTGGATCCTATTCTAATCGAGGCCACCCCCGTGTCATCTCGAGCTCGATCCAAACCTCACTTCCTTTCTGTCTTCGTTTGGGGGGCAGGCAACAAGCTTCCAAAAAGCCAACAGTCCAACACCGAGCTTGGGATAGGAATAGGAATATAGGATCATAGCATAGACTCATGGTAACACTGATGGTGCCCACTTGCAAAAGGGTTCATCCGTTTTCTTTTATCGTTCAGGCCAGAAGCGGGCAAGTGCAGGCATGTCCTGTCCACAGGCATCGACTTCAGTTTTTTTGTTTCCGTTGGTCGTTTTGCATAACTCTAGGAAATATTCtagctttttttttgttgtgttcGGATAAATTTTCATTTTTGAGAAAGTCTAAAAAAGCTATGACACACCGATGGCCCTCTTGCCTTTCCTGGATATCGGCCCACCCGGAGCGATGCAGCCCAATAGTCGAACAGGCCTGTTGTTGGGCCCCTTTCTTTCATGTTCGCTCTCCCCTCCGGGGCTCTCTCGCCGCCTACCTACCACTGAACGCGGTGTCGCTGGCTGGAGCTCAAAATTTGTCGACAGCTTCGTGGGCTTGTGTGATCCATAAACCAGCCACTCCGTAGTTGTTGGCCAGTTGGACTGATGGTAGGCTGTCTGATCATCAGATAGTGGGCTCTACTGAGTGAGCCCCGCGGGTTGCCGGTCCAAAAGAGTCCACGTGTTGACTAATAGGACTATTGGGCCTGTTGGGCagtccgtcctaaattactttTGGGCCCTCTGTGTCAGCTTCCTGTGGAGCAAGCACCATGGTCAGAACAAGAAGACTCAGGGCTGTCACATAACTAATGCTGAACTGGTTGCAAAAGATAAGGATGTCGCACAACAAAATGAAGCAGCGAAACACTTTGGCAAATGGCAACCATTTGAAAAGCTGGCATCAAGACGAGGCCAAATACACTTGGGATTTCCTTGCTACAGCAGTACTTAGAGTCTGAGACGACGCACACACGGCTAACTCACAGAGACTGTTAATCTAGTGCTAGTGAATGAACCTAGCTAGATTGACGAAAGATCCTCATACACAGACTTGATCCCAGGCCTCTCGGAGACCGGCCGGATGCACCTCAGTGCAATGCCCAGGGCCTCCTTCATGCCCTTCACAGCCTGCTGGTTCTCTGAATCCGAGGCCATGGCCGGGTCGAAGCAGTCCGATCCCCGCCCTTCTGCCACGCGCAGCCGGACCCAATCGGTGAGGTCGACACCGCCCTCGGACCCCGACACGACATCCCCAGCGCACCTGCCGGTCAAGAGCTCCAGCAGCACGACACCAAAGGCGTACACGTCGGACTTGAATGAAGGGGATGGTTTCTTGGAGGCTGCCAGCTCGGGGGCACGGTAGCCCAGCACCCCCAGGTCGAGGATCTGCTCCACCACGCCAGCCTGGGTCATCAGGCGGTGCAGGCAGTAGTCGGCGACACGGGCGTTGAGGTCCAGGCCGTCCAGCAAGATGTTGGTGGCCTTAAGGTTTCCATGGGGCATTGCGCGGTCAAAGTGCAGGTAGTTCAGGCCACGGGCGACATCCACCGCAATCTTCAGCCGCTGTGCCCAGGTCAGTGGAGGGCCTCTCCTGCTCGGTCGATCTGCACATTCAGAGAAACATCTCAGCAGAGTTAGTAATTGAATTTTGTTGTCTCTGATGAGTACAAGGAAATTGCAAGTATGCTATGCAGATGAAGTTTGTGCAAGCTTAGTGCATGTAATTTGTAAGGCATGTGCAGAAACAGGTAATCAGTAGATGATGGCATTACCATATAAGAAGCTAGCAAGACTTCCTGGCGCAACATAATCTGACAATATCAATTTCTCATGTGGCGTTGGACCCCAGTAGTAACCCCGCAACCCAACCACATTCGGATGCCGGATGTTTGCGAATTTCTTGGCCTCCTTCGCAAACTCTTTCTTGGGCCTTGCAACACCTTCCCTCAGCCATTTCACAGTCAGGAACACACCATTCTCCAGTGTAGCCCTGTACGAAGTTCCATGGCTGCTCCTGCCAAGAACTTCAGCTGGCGCCCTTGAAAGTTCCTCCGGTGTAAGTGTGATTGTTTCGTCCAAGAAATGCAACTCCCCTGCTAGCCTGTCAGGTGATCTAACATCCAACCGTGCCAATCCTTCCTGACCATACGCCTCTCCAGAATCCGGTGACCAAGAGTAGCGGCTGCCCTTGGATGGTGAAAAGCCCCCAACAGCTGATTTTTCTTCTTGGCTATGTGCTTCAGATGTAGAGCCCTTTCGAGGAGTAACAAGCTCATCTGCTGAGACCAAACCACCTTTGTTGTCCTTTCCTTTCGTACTGGCAGAGTCTTTAGTAGCCCTGTGGAGGTTCTTATCTGAAACCTTCTCTGAACTAGGAAACTGCCTTGAGATCCGTTTGTAATGGCATACGATAGCAATAAGGATAAGGATGACAAGAATAACAATGCTAGCTGCTACAATTCCTATTTTAGCACCTGTACTGAGTGATTTGCCACCTCCTGAACCAGATGGGGAGTTCCCAGATCCAGATGAGCTAGCAGGATACTCTAATTTTGAGTTCCCAGGATGGAAAGAAGATTCTGGAAACTTCCTCAAGTTCTCTGGCACGACACCAGAAAGGTCATTATAGGACGCATTGAAGGATAGGAGGTTATCTGGAAGATCCTCAGGTAAAGGCCCAGTGAACTGATTCGTTGACATGTCAAGATCAGTAAGAGCCCCAAGCTTACTGACAGCAGCAGGTAATGGACCAGTGAAATTGTTTGTCGATATATCAAGAACTCGGAGGCCAGATAAGGAGGAAATATCATCAGGGAGGCTTCCATTGAAGTGATTTCCAGAAATATCAAGCACTTGAAGACTCAAATTTTTGGACGAGGAACCAGGAAATGATAGGCCACCAAAAAGCATGTTATTTTGGATGTAGAGCTCTTGCAGCATGGACGAAGTGAGTAAATCAGCAGGAATAGGACCACGTAATTGATTGGAGCTCAGGTCAAGTACAGTAAGTTTGGGGTACTGAACAACAGCTTCAGGGATGGTGTCAGATAGGCCATTATGTGAAAGATTTAGGTAGTTTAGGCGAAGGAACTGAGAGCTCACATCAGGAATTGTCCCAGTTAGGTTGTTCTGACTGAGATCAACATATTCCAAATCACTGGTCCATTTGGCAATTACTGATAAATTCCCTCTAAACTTGTTATTTGATAGATCTAACACAGTGCAGCTCCCAGCAAGCAACGGAAGATCCCCAAAAAGAGCATTGGAGGACAGGTTAAGGGTTTGCAAAGTTGTTGATGTGATCATATTGATATGCCCTGCATAGTAAAGTAAATACAGTCAGTACAACATATAAGAAACGAATTGGTCCATACTGTCATCACAGAGAACGTCATGCTAGGAAAAGAAATATGCAAATGCTGGTAACTGCATTAGCACACTTAATATTCATGCTCCATGCACAGTTATTATTTTTACTCAAAGCAAGCCAATGGTTTGCAAGGCATCAGGTACCAATACCATACTATGAGATGCAACAGTTCAATCCAATCATAGCTTATACAGCTGCATCTGCTAGTCCTTTTACTTGCTGATGTTAAAAAGGACAAAGGAGTCCACAACATTTAAAGCCAACCGCATGGCATGGCAAGATGTCCTAGTCTTTTTACTTTGTAGGCCAGGAAAGCGTACTAGTTTTGAGAAGCTGTAACTGTAAGGTGCTAGTGGAGGTGTCGCAATGCAACTCTAAAGGTGAAAGGTCTATTACAGAAGAGGCAAATAGAACAGCTACATGTCACATTCACATGTTACTTCCACGCATTATGTACTAAGAACAGAAATTCACAATGCAGTTTAACTGAACATGACATTTGTATGGTGTGCCCGTTGCATTATCTGCTTTCATCACTGAGAAATCTTGCCATCAGGGTATATTCCCCAGCTCCATAACTAAACACAGAACTGTATATCATCTCCGCCTAACAGAACCTTTTGTTTGTGTTGGCTGTTGTGTGATCTCCTTTCATTTATGAATTCTCAATCATGCTACTCCTTTCAAGCTTGCTATCACCCAACGTTTAGATAAGAACCAATTCATTAGTTGCAGTGGACAAGTTAATGAAGTTTTAGGCAATGCCACAGTAATCAAATATTATGAGCACAGTTTTTGCACAAAGAATCTTTAATGCTGAATGGAAGCTCTACAAAGAATTTACAGGGGAAGAAACAAAATAAGCTAACTGGTTTGGCACATGCCCAAGTTTTATAGGCTAACACTACTTTAAAGCTGATCACATGGCGAGATGGCCTAGTTCTTTATTTTGTAGTCCACGACAGGGTACTGATTTTGAGGAGC from Setaria italica strain Yugu1 chromosome II, Setaria_italica_v2.0, whole genome shotgun sequence encodes the following:
- the LOC101786645 gene encoding probable LRR receptor-like serine/threonine-protein kinase At4g20940, with translation MGLLGGFLLFLLLASPALGQLPSQDILALLAFKKGITHDPSGYITDSWNDESIDFNGCPASWNGIVCNGASVAGVVLDGHGISGNADISVFANLTMLVKLSMANNNLSGSLPSNVGSLKSLKFMDISNNQFSGPIPEDIGNLRSLQNLSLAGNNFSGPLPDSIDGLMSLQSLDVSGNSLSGPLPAGLKGLKSLVALNLSHNAFTKGIPAGLGLLVNLQSLDLSWNQLDGGVDWKFLIESAVAHVDFSGNLLTSTTPKELKFLADISETVLYLNLSNNKLTGSLIDGVELSTFGRLKVLDLSNNQLSGDLPGFNYVYDLEVLRLANNAFTGFVPSGLLKGDSLVLSELDLSANNLTGHINMITSTTLQTLNLSSNALFGDLPLLAGSCTVLDLSNNKFRGNLSVIAKWTSDLEYVDLSQNNLTGTIPDVSSQFLRLNYLNLSHNGLSDTIPEAVVQYPKLTVLDLSSNQLRGPIPADLLTSSMLQELYIQNNMLFGGLSFPGSSSKNLSLQVLDISGNHFNGSLPDDISSLSGLRVLDISTNNFTGPLPAAVSKLGALTDLDMSTNQFTGPLPEDLPDNLLSFNASYNDLSGVVPENLRKFPESSFHPGNSKLEYPASSSGSGNSPSGSGGGKSLSTGAKIGIVAASIVILVILILIAIVCHYKRISRQFPSSEKVSDKNLHRATKDSASTKGKDNKGGLVSADELVTPRKGSTSEAHSQEEKSAVGGFSPSKGSRYSWSPDSGEAYGQEGLARLDVRSPDRLAGELHFLDETITLTPEELSRAPAEVLGRSSHGTSYRATLENGVFLTVKWLREGVARPKKEFAKEAKKFANIRHPNVVGLRGYYWGPTPHEKLILSDYVAPGSLASFLYDRPSRRGPPLTWAQRLKIAVDVARGLNYLHFDRAMPHGNLKATNILLDGLDLNARVADYCLHRLMTQAGVVEQILDLGVLGYRAPELAASKKPSPSFKSDVYAFGVVLLELLTGRCAGDVVSGSEGGVDLTDWVRLRVAEGRGSDCFDPAMASDSENQQAVKGMKEALGIALRCIRPVSERPGIKSVYEDLSSI